In Drosophila simulans strain w501 chromosome 3R, Prin_Dsim_3.1, whole genome shotgun sequence, a single window of DNA contains:
- the LOC6727135 gene encoding AF4/FMR2 family member lilli isoform X1, whose amino-acid sequence MIGSFWNLCRACPSMPVDKQLHSEYRSTYRWHEFTGNSRPEVVRRAPAPNPSQFVGATNEPPLPRRKKCPELAYKSHEFIIGSEYTDGRRDASAHRLARSEERGGTPSRRSKSEGPPVVPNGRAYPIATEIDGTTRKQAGESNGLLKKTINKLSTEYRLQFVWPTVRRIKGGGEATSRAAAGDYPRKSISLGALRSGGQGHSHSHTQNQNQSQSQGLTQAQNGHTHHTMMGGGAGLPTVHKKRTTNQKEATLHELEPLVSDTDDRKTHEKQVTIVERKITSRPFSQAIDQERLNHFITKKENFGFADAAVAAAALKDEVDNRQQAGESGQVVVMNGSAPPHSKPNLDLWFKEMVELRKKAGEYKCRGWGIEIDPELYKKQKDLWDQVSKRSSLSALSLASSVHRPITKEEKEQENNKKSTPLQKAQKPRAPGQAFLIDNKDEISALPARFSNIRHHLERTTGPDVEEGALLPSPTREKLMPAITKRESESQRGSPKKTALSRHGSPQKGSPQKGSPKKVLKTRSQSAGPGVAENESPKRQIRSASQAPSSRKKTPTTGSGSERKARPSTLSTTFQSRIKSSSLPPPNGRVASAPPATAAAAAAAAAASAAKSALNANQAHANQSQSSHAKSGSISGRISKPSATSAQQQQQQQQQQQMRKKDKDRSNSSCIGSGSHVGAGSGSQANSVKHLQNKQKQQQLQQQQQQKQQQQQQPQQQKQQQKQQQQLDVAAAAATAAAAATSASPQNPTRPATINIKRLTVPGQDRKLAENEGEDGRETAISISSCSPQPPVPEVPEEPLVKSPPEPTRVKSPEQIIMRSPDPVNWTVPLDTGKTFTVTQNVKDGENYSRPQSEIKASTPVEKPPPPPQSAPPQLTEQAKMDAWKSCSPTTSAAIYGKTLTPHATPTGQPGGAVRCTVAQDEPPQQPDPAMSSSSSTGTASTARTTAAEVLEKARDRFDRFWGSSSASKEESV is encoded by the exons ATGATTGGCTCATTCTGGAATCTGTGCAGAGCGTGCCCATCAATGCCGGTAGACAAG CAGCTCCACTCGGAGTATCGGAGCACTTATCGCTGGCATGAATTTACGGGCAACTCGCGGCCAGAGGTTGTGCGACGGGCGCCTGCCCCAAACCCAAGTCAATTTGTTG GAGCGACAAATGAGCCGCCATTGCCGCGCCGGAAAAAATGTCCAGAATTAGCATATAAATCGCACGAGTTTATTATAGGATCGGAGTATACAGATGGACGCCGGGATGCCAGTGCACATCGTTTGGCGAGA TCGGAGGAGCGCGGTGGCACACCTTCGCGCCGCAGCAAATCGGAGGGACCACCCGTTGTGCCCAATGGACGTGCGTATCCCATTGCCACGGAGATCGACGGAACCACAAGAAAACAG GCGGGTGAGTCAAATGGGCTATTGAAAAAGACCATCAATAAGTTGAGCACTGAGTACCGCCTGCAATTCGTCTGGCCCACCGTCCGACGCATAAAGGGCGGCGGCGAGGCGACGTCTAGGGCCGCTGCCGGCGACTATCCGAGAAAGTCCATATCGCTGGGCGCCCTTCGGTCCGGCGGCCAAGGTCACAGTCACAGTCACACCCAAAACCAGAATCAGAGCCAGAGTCAGGGTCTGACCCAAGCCCAGAATGGTCACACACATCACACGATGATGGGTGGCGGTGCGGGCTTGCCGACGGTGCATAAAAAACGAACAACAAATCAGAAAGAAG CTACTCTACATGAGTTGGAGCCCTTGGTTAGCGATACGGATGATAGAAAAACGCACGAGAA ACAAGTGACCATTGTGGAGCGCAAGATCACCTCGCGTCCCTTCTCGCAGGCCATCGACCAAGAGCGCCTGAACCACTTCATCACGAAAAAGGAGAATTTTGGCTTCGCCGATGCCGCCGTGGCCGCCGCGGCCCTCAAGGACGAGGTGGACAACCGGCAGCAGGCCGGCGAATCTGGCCAGGTGGTGGTCATGAACGGCTCCGCCCCGCCGCACTCGAAACCGAATTTGGATTTGTGGTTCAAGGAGATGGTGGAGCTGCGCAAAAAGGCCGGCGAATACAAG TGTCGCGGTTGGGGCATAGAAATTGACCCGGAATTGTATAAGAAACAGAAGGATCTATGGGATCAGGTTTCAAAGCGCAGCTCACTTTCGGCACTTTCCCTAGCCTCTTCTGTTCATAG ACCCATTACAAAGGAGGAGAAGGAACAGGAGAACAATAAGAAGTCCACGCCATTGCAGAAGGCCCAGAAGCCGCGTGCTCCTGGCCAAGCCTTTCTGATTGATAATAAGGATGAGATTTCAGCACTGCCAGCACGCTTTAGCAATATACGCCATCACCTTGAACGCACCACAGGTCCGG ATGTGGAAGAGGGAGCTTTGTTGCCCTCGCCCACGCGCGAGAAGCTGATGCCGGCTATTACCAAGCGGGAATCGGAATCTCAGCGAGGAAGTCCCAAGAAGACCGCCTTGTCCAGGCACGGATCGCCCCAGAAGGGTAGTCCTCAAAAGGGCAGCCCCAAGAAGGTCCTTAAAA CCCGGTCGCAATCGGCGGGTCCGGGCGTTGCTGAGAATGAGTCACCGAAGCGGCAGATCCGGTCGGCGAGTCAGGCGCCCAGCAGCCGTAAAAAGACGCCGACAACCGGAAGCGGAAGCGAACGCAAGGCACGCCCAT CCACCCTATCCACAACATTCCAATCCCGCATTAAAAGTAGTTCCTTGCCACCGCCCAACGGTAGAGTAGCCTCAGCGCCGCcagccactgcagcagcagcagcagcagccgcagcagcatcagcagccaaATCAGCATTAAACGCTAATCAGGCTCATGCTAATCAATCACAATCATCACATGCCAAGAGCGGTAGCATCAGCGGCAGAATTTCAAAGCCATCGGCCACATCcgcccaacagcaacaacagcagcaacagcaacagcaaatgcGTAAGAAAGACAAAGATAGATCGAATAGTAGTTGCATTGGCAGTGGTAGTCATGTTGGTGCTGGTAGCGGTAGTCAAGCAAATAGTGTCAAGCATCTGCAGAataagcaaaagcaacaacaactacagcagcaacagcaacaaaagcaacaacaacaacagcaaccgcaacagcaaaagcagcagcaaaaacagcagcagcaactcgatgttgcagcagcagcagcaacagcagcagcagcagcaacatcggcatCTCCCCAAAACCCAACCCGGCCTGCCACCATCAACATCAAACGGCTCACGGTACCAGGTCAGGATAGAAAATTGGCTGAAA ACGAAGGCGAGGATGGTCGTGAGactgccatttccatttccagctGCAGTCCCCAGCCTCCGGTGCCGGAGGTGCCCGAGGAGCCCCTGGTGAAGTCGCCACCAGAACCGACCCGGGTCAAGTCCCCGGAGCAGATCATAATGCGCTCTCCCGATCCAGTCAACTGGACGGTGCCCCTGGACACTGGCAAAACCTTCACGGTGACGCAGAATGTCAAAGATG GGGAGAACTACAGCCGACCTCAGAGCGAGATTAAAGCGTCGACACCGGTGGAGAAGCCCCCACCGCCACCACAATCGGCTCCGCCACAACTAACCGAACAGGCTAAGATGGACG CCTGGAAGTCCTGCAGTCCGACCACCAGTGCCGCGATCTACGGCAAAACGCTGACGCCCCATGCCACACCCACCGGCCAGCCGGGCGGGGCGGTGCGCTGCACTGTCGCCCAGGATGAGCCGCCTCAGCAGCCGGATCCTGCgatgtcgtcctcctcgtcgacGGGCACTGCCTCCACCGCCCGGACAACTGCCGCCGAGGTCCTGGAGAAGGCTCGCGACCGATTCGATCGATTctggggcagcagcagcgccagcaagGAGGAGAGCGTCTAG
- the LOC6727135 gene encoding AF4/FMR2 family member lilli isoform X2, producing MIGSFWNLCRACPSMPVDKLHSEYRSTYRWHEFTGNSRPEVVRRAPAPNPSQFVGATNEPPLPRRKKCPELAYKSHEFIIGSEYTDGRRDASAHRLARSEERGGTPSRRSKSEGPPVVPNGRAYPIATEIDGTTRKQAGESNGLLKKTINKLSTEYRLQFVWPTVRRIKGGGEATSRAAAGDYPRKSISLGALRSGGQGHSHSHTQNQNQSQSQGLTQAQNGHTHHTMMGGGAGLPTVHKKRTTNQKEATLHELEPLVSDTDDRKTHEKQVTIVERKITSRPFSQAIDQERLNHFITKKENFGFADAAVAAAALKDEVDNRQQAGESGQVVVMNGSAPPHSKPNLDLWFKEMVELRKKAGEYKCRGWGIEIDPELYKKQKDLWDQVSKRSSLSALSLASSVHRPITKEEKEQENNKKSTPLQKAQKPRAPGQAFLIDNKDEISALPARFSNIRHHLERTTGPDVEEGALLPSPTREKLMPAITKRESESQRGSPKKTALSRHGSPQKGSPQKGSPKKVLKTRSQSAGPGVAENESPKRQIRSASQAPSSRKKTPTTGSGSERKARPSTLSTTFQSRIKSSSLPPPNGRVASAPPATAAAAAAAAAASAAKSALNANQAHANQSQSSHAKSGSISGRISKPSATSAQQQQQQQQQQQMRKKDKDRSNSSCIGSGSHVGAGSGSQANSVKHLQNKQKQQQLQQQQQQKQQQQQQPQQQKQQQKQQQQLDVAAAAATAAAAATSASPQNPTRPATINIKRLTVPGQDRKLAENEGEDGRETAISISSCSPQPPVPEVPEEPLVKSPPEPTRVKSPEQIIMRSPDPVNWTVPLDTGKTFTVTQNVKDGENYSRPQSEIKASTPVEKPPPPPQSAPPQLTEQAKMDAWKSCSPTTSAAIYGKTLTPHATPTGQPGGAVRCTVAQDEPPQQPDPAMSSSSSTGTASTARTTAAEVLEKARDRFDRFWGSSSASKEESV from the exons ATGATTGGCTCATTCTGGAATCTGTGCAGAGCGTGCCCATCAATGCCGGTAGACAAG CTCCACTCGGAGTATCGGAGCACTTATCGCTGGCATGAATTTACGGGCAACTCGCGGCCAGAGGTTGTGCGACGGGCGCCTGCCCCAAACCCAAGTCAATTTGTTG GAGCGACAAATGAGCCGCCATTGCCGCGCCGGAAAAAATGTCCAGAATTAGCATATAAATCGCACGAGTTTATTATAGGATCGGAGTATACAGATGGACGCCGGGATGCCAGTGCACATCGTTTGGCGAGA TCGGAGGAGCGCGGTGGCACACCTTCGCGCCGCAGCAAATCGGAGGGACCACCCGTTGTGCCCAATGGACGTGCGTATCCCATTGCCACGGAGATCGACGGAACCACAAGAAAACAG GCGGGTGAGTCAAATGGGCTATTGAAAAAGACCATCAATAAGTTGAGCACTGAGTACCGCCTGCAATTCGTCTGGCCCACCGTCCGACGCATAAAGGGCGGCGGCGAGGCGACGTCTAGGGCCGCTGCCGGCGACTATCCGAGAAAGTCCATATCGCTGGGCGCCCTTCGGTCCGGCGGCCAAGGTCACAGTCACAGTCACACCCAAAACCAGAATCAGAGCCAGAGTCAGGGTCTGACCCAAGCCCAGAATGGTCACACACATCACACGATGATGGGTGGCGGTGCGGGCTTGCCGACGGTGCATAAAAAACGAACAACAAATCAGAAAGAAG CTACTCTACATGAGTTGGAGCCCTTGGTTAGCGATACGGATGATAGAAAAACGCACGAGAA ACAAGTGACCATTGTGGAGCGCAAGATCACCTCGCGTCCCTTCTCGCAGGCCATCGACCAAGAGCGCCTGAACCACTTCATCACGAAAAAGGAGAATTTTGGCTTCGCCGATGCCGCCGTGGCCGCCGCGGCCCTCAAGGACGAGGTGGACAACCGGCAGCAGGCCGGCGAATCTGGCCAGGTGGTGGTCATGAACGGCTCCGCCCCGCCGCACTCGAAACCGAATTTGGATTTGTGGTTCAAGGAGATGGTGGAGCTGCGCAAAAAGGCCGGCGAATACAAG TGTCGCGGTTGGGGCATAGAAATTGACCCGGAATTGTATAAGAAACAGAAGGATCTATGGGATCAGGTTTCAAAGCGCAGCTCACTTTCGGCACTTTCCCTAGCCTCTTCTGTTCATAG ACCCATTACAAAGGAGGAGAAGGAACAGGAGAACAATAAGAAGTCCACGCCATTGCAGAAGGCCCAGAAGCCGCGTGCTCCTGGCCAAGCCTTTCTGATTGATAATAAGGATGAGATTTCAGCACTGCCAGCACGCTTTAGCAATATACGCCATCACCTTGAACGCACCACAGGTCCGG ATGTGGAAGAGGGAGCTTTGTTGCCCTCGCCCACGCGCGAGAAGCTGATGCCGGCTATTACCAAGCGGGAATCGGAATCTCAGCGAGGAAGTCCCAAGAAGACCGCCTTGTCCAGGCACGGATCGCCCCAGAAGGGTAGTCCTCAAAAGGGCAGCCCCAAGAAGGTCCTTAAAA CCCGGTCGCAATCGGCGGGTCCGGGCGTTGCTGAGAATGAGTCACCGAAGCGGCAGATCCGGTCGGCGAGTCAGGCGCCCAGCAGCCGTAAAAAGACGCCGACAACCGGAAGCGGAAGCGAACGCAAGGCACGCCCAT CCACCCTATCCACAACATTCCAATCCCGCATTAAAAGTAGTTCCTTGCCACCGCCCAACGGTAGAGTAGCCTCAGCGCCGCcagccactgcagcagcagcagcagcagccgcagcagcatcagcagccaaATCAGCATTAAACGCTAATCAGGCTCATGCTAATCAATCACAATCATCACATGCCAAGAGCGGTAGCATCAGCGGCAGAATTTCAAAGCCATCGGCCACATCcgcccaacagcaacaacagcagcaacagcaacagcaaatgcGTAAGAAAGACAAAGATAGATCGAATAGTAGTTGCATTGGCAGTGGTAGTCATGTTGGTGCTGGTAGCGGTAGTCAAGCAAATAGTGTCAAGCATCTGCAGAataagcaaaagcaacaacaactacagcagcaacagcaacaaaagcaacaacaacaacagcaaccgcaacagcaaaagcagcagcaaaaacagcagcagcaactcgatgttgcagcagcagcagcaacagcagcagcagcagcaacatcggcatCTCCCCAAAACCCAACCCGGCCTGCCACCATCAACATCAAACGGCTCACGGTACCAGGTCAGGATAGAAAATTGGCTGAAA ACGAAGGCGAGGATGGTCGTGAGactgccatttccatttccagctGCAGTCCCCAGCCTCCGGTGCCGGAGGTGCCCGAGGAGCCCCTGGTGAAGTCGCCACCAGAACCGACCCGGGTCAAGTCCCCGGAGCAGATCATAATGCGCTCTCCCGATCCAGTCAACTGGACGGTGCCCCTGGACACTGGCAAAACCTTCACGGTGACGCAGAATGTCAAAGATG GGGAGAACTACAGCCGACCTCAGAGCGAGATTAAAGCGTCGACACCGGTGGAGAAGCCCCCACCGCCACCACAATCGGCTCCGCCACAACTAACCGAACAGGCTAAGATGGACG CCTGGAAGTCCTGCAGTCCGACCACCAGTGCCGCGATCTACGGCAAAACGCTGACGCCCCATGCCACACCCACCGGCCAGCCGGGCGGGGCGGTGCGCTGCACTGTCGCCCAGGATGAGCCGCCTCAGCAGCCGGATCCTGCgatgtcgtcctcctcgtcgacGGGCACTGCCTCCACCGCCCGGACAACTGCCGCCGAGGTCCTGGAGAAGGCTCGCGACCGATTCGATCGATTctggggcagcagcagcgccagcaagGAGGAGAGCGTCTAG
- the LOC6727135 gene encoding AF4/FMR2 family member lilli isoform X7 — MIGSFWNLCRACPSMPVDKLHSEYRSTYRWHEFTGNSRPEVVRRAPAPNPSQFVGATNEPPLPRRKKCPELAYKSHEFIIGSEYTDGRRDASAHRLARSEERGGTPSRRSKSEGPPVVPNGRAYPIATEIDGTTRKQAATLHELEPLVSDTDDRKTHEKQVTIVERKITSRPFSQAIDQERLNHFITKKENFGFADAAVAAAALKDEVDNRQQAGESGQVVVMNGSAPPHSKPNLDLWFKEMVELRKKAGEYKCRGWGIEIDPELYKKQKDLWDQVSKRSSLSALSLASSVHRPITKEEKEQENNKKSTPLQKAQKPRAPGQAFLIDNKDEISALPARFSNIRHHLERTTGPDVEEGALLPSPTREKLMPAITKRESESQRGSPKKTALSRHGSPQKGSPQKGSPKKVLKTRSQSAGPGVAENESPKRQIRSASQAPSSRKKTPTTGSGSERKARPSTLSTTFQSRIKSSSLPPPNGRVASAPPATAAAAAAAAAASAAKSALNANQAHANQSQSSHAKSGSISGRISKPSATSAQQQQQQQQQQQMRKKDKDRSNSSCIGSGSHVGAGSGSQANSVKHLQNKQKQQQLQQQQQQKQQQQQQPQQQKQQQKQQQQLDVAAAAATAAAAATSASPQNPTRPATINIKRLTVPGQDRKLAENEGEDGRETAISISSCSPQPPVPEVPEEPLVKSPPEPTRVKSPEQIIMRSPDPVNWTVPLDTGKTFTVTQNVKDGENYSRPQSEIKASTPVEKPPPPPQSAPPQLTEQAKMDAWKSCSPTTSAAIYGKTLTPHATPTGQPGGAVRCTVAQDEPPQQPDPAMSSSSSTGTASTARTTAAEVLEKARDRFDRFWGSSSASKEESV, encoded by the exons ATGATTGGCTCATTCTGGAATCTGTGCAGAGCGTGCCCATCAATGCCGGTAGACAAG CTCCACTCGGAGTATCGGAGCACTTATCGCTGGCATGAATTTACGGGCAACTCGCGGCCAGAGGTTGTGCGACGGGCGCCTGCCCCAAACCCAAGTCAATTTGTTG GAGCGACAAATGAGCCGCCATTGCCGCGCCGGAAAAAATGTCCAGAATTAGCATATAAATCGCACGAGTTTATTATAGGATCGGAGTATACAGATGGACGCCGGGATGCCAGTGCACATCGTTTGGCGAGA TCGGAGGAGCGCGGTGGCACACCTTCGCGCCGCAGCAAATCGGAGGGACCACCCGTTGTGCCCAATGGACGTGCGTATCCCATTGCCACGGAGATCGACGGAACCACAAGAAAACAG GCGG CTACTCTACATGAGTTGGAGCCCTTGGTTAGCGATACGGATGATAGAAAAACGCACGAGAA ACAAGTGACCATTGTGGAGCGCAAGATCACCTCGCGTCCCTTCTCGCAGGCCATCGACCAAGAGCGCCTGAACCACTTCATCACGAAAAAGGAGAATTTTGGCTTCGCCGATGCCGCCGTGGCCGCCGCGGCCCTCAAGGACGAGGTGGACAACCGGCAGCAGGCCGGCGAATCTGGCCAGGTGGTGGTCATGAACGGCTCCGCCCCGCCGCACTCGAAACCGAATTTGGATTTGTGGTTCAAGGAGATGGTGGAGCTGCGCAAAAAGGCCGGCGAATACAAG TGTCGCGGTTGGGGCATAGAAATTGACCCGGAATTGTATAAGAAACAGAAGGATCTATGGGATCAGGTTTCAAAGCGCAGCTCACTTTCGGCACTTTCCCTAGCCTCTTCTGTTCATAG ACCCATTACAAAGGAGGAGAAGGAACAGGAGAACAATAAGAAGTCCACGCCATTGCAGAAGGCCCAGAAGCCGCGTGCTCCTGGCCAAGCCTTTCTGATTGATAATAAGGATGAGATTTCAGCACTGCCAGCACGCTTTAGCAATATACGCCATCACCTTGAACGCACCACAGGTCCGG ATGTGGAAGAGGGAGCTTTGTTGCCCTCGCCCACGCGCGAGAAGCTGATGCCGGCTATTACCAAGCGGGAATCGGAATCTCAGCGAGGAAGTCCCAAGAAGACCGCCTTGTCCAGGCACGGATCGCCCCAGAAGGGTAGTCCTCAAAAGGGCAGCCCCAAGAAGGTCCTTAAAA CCCGGTCGCAATCGGCGGGTCCGGGCGTTGCTGAGAATGAGTCACCGAAGCGGCAGATCCGGTCGGCGAGTCAGGCGCCCAGCAGCCGTAAAAAGACGCCGACAACCGGAAGCGGAAGCGAACGCAAGGCACGCCCAT CCACCCTATCCACAACATTCCAATCCCGCATTAAAAGTAGTTCCTTGCCACCGCCCAACGGTAGAGTAGCCTCAGCGCCGCcagccactgcagcagcagcagcagcagccgcagcagcatcagcagccaaATCAGCATTAAACGCTAATCAGGCTCATGCTAATCAATCACAATCATCACATGCCAAGAGCGGTAGCATCAGCGGCAGAATTTCAAAGCCATCGGCCACATCcgcccaacagcaacaacagcagcaacagcaacagcaaatgcGTAAGAAAGACAAAGATAGATCGAATAGTAGTTGCATTGGCAGTGGTAGTCATGTTGGTGCTGGTAGCGGTAGTCAAGCAAATAGTGTCAAGCATCTGCAGAataagcaaaagcaacaacaactacagcagcaacagcaacaaaagcaacaacaacaacagcaaccgcaacagcaaaagcagcagcaaaaacagcagcagcaactcgatgttgcagcagcagcagcaacagcagcagcagcagcaacatcggcatCTCCCCAAAACCCAACCCGGCCTGCCACCATCAACATCAAACGGCTCACGGTACCAGGTCAGGATAGAAAATTGGCTGAAA ACGAAGGCGAGGATGGTCGTGAGactgccatttccatttccagctGCAGTCCCCAGCCTCCGGTGCCGGAGGTGCCCGAGGAGCCCCTGGTGAAGTCGCCACCAGAACCGACCCGGGTCAAGTCCCCGGAGCAGATCATAATGCGCTCTCCCGATCCAGTCAACTGGACGGTGCCCCTGGACACTGGCAAAACCTTCACGGTGACGCAGAATGTCAAAGATG GGGAGAACTACAGCCGACCTCAGAGCGAGATTAAAGCGTCGACACCGGTGGAGAAGCCCCCACCGCCACCACAATCGGCTCCGCCACAACTAACCGAACAGGCTAAGATGGACG CCTGGAAGTCCTGCAGTCCGACCACCAGTGCCGCGATCTACGGCAAAACGCTGACGCCCCATGCCACACCCACCGGCCAGCCGGGCGGGGCGGTGCGCTGCACTGTCGCCCAGGATGAGCCGCCTCAGCAGCCGGATCCTGCgatgtcgtcctcctcgtcgacGGGCACTGCCTCCACCGCCCGGACAACTGCCGCCGAGGTCCTGGAGAAGGCTCGCGACCGATTCGATCGATTctggggcagcagcagcgccagcaagGAGGAGAGCGTCTAG
- the LOC6727135 gene encoding AF4/FMR2 family member lilli isoform X6, translating to MIGSFWNLCRACPSMPVDKQLHSEYRSTYRWHEFTGNSRPEVVRRAPAPNPSQFVGATNEPPLPRRKKCPELAYKSHEFIIGSEYTDGRRDASAHRLARSEERGGTPSRRSKSEGPPVVPNGRAYPIATEIDGTTRKQAATLHELEPLVSDTDDRKTHEKQVTIVERKITSRPFSQAIDQERLNHFITKKENFGFADAAVAAAALKDEVDNRQQAGESGQVVVMNGSAPPHSKPNLDLWFKEMVELRKKAGEYKCRGWGIEIDPELYKKQKDLWDQVSKRSSLSALSLASSVHRPITKEEKEQENNKKSTPLQKAQKPRAPGQAFLIDNKDEISALPARFSNIRHHLERTTGPDVEEGALLPSPTREKLMPAITKRESESQRGSPKKTALSRHGSPQKGSPQKGSPKKVLKTRSQSAGPGVAENESPKRQIRSASQAPSSRKKTPTTGSGSERKARPSTLSTTFQSRIKSSSLPPPNGRVASAPPATAAAAAAAAAASAAKSALNANQAHANQSQSSHAKSGSISGRISKPSATSAQQQQQQQQQQQMRKKDKDRSNSSCIGSGSHVGAGSGSQANSVKHLQNKQKQQQLQQQQQQKQQQQQQPQQQKQQQKQQQQLDVAAAAATAAAAATSASPQNPTRPATINIKRLTVPGQDRKLAENEGEDGRETAISISSCSPQPPVPEVPEEPLVKSPPEPTRVKSPEQIIMRSPDPVNWTVPLDTGKTFTVTQNVKDGENYSRPQSEIKASTPVEKPPPPPQSAPPQLTEQAKMDAWKSCSPTTSAAIYGKTLTPHATPTGQPGGAVRCTVAQDEPPQQPDPAMSSSSSTGTASTARTTAAEVLEKARDRFDRFWGSSSASKEESV from the exons ATGATTGGCTCATTCTGGAATCTGTGCAGAGCGTGCCCATCAATGCCGGTAGACAAG CAGCTCCACTCGGAGTATCGGAGCACTTATCGCTGGCATGAATTTACGGGCAACTCGCGGCCAGAGGTTGTGCGACGGGCGCCTGCCCCAAACCCAAGTCAATTTGTTG GAGCGACAAATGAGCCGCCATTGCCGCGCCGGAAAAAATGTCCAGAATTAGCATATAAATCGCACGAGTTTATTATAGGATCGGAGTATACAGATGGACGCCGGGATGCCAGTGCACATCGTTTGGCGAGA TCGGAGGAGCGCGGTGGCACACCTTCGCGCCGCAGCAAATCGGAGGGACCACCCGTTGTGCCCAATGGACGTGCGTATCCCATTGCCACGGAGATCGACGGAACCACAAGAAAACAG GCGG CTACTCTACATGAGTTGGAGCCCTTGGTTAGCGATACGGATGATAGAAAAACGCACGAGAA ACAAGTGACCATTGTGGAGCGCAAGATCACCTCGCGTCCCTTCTCGCAGGCCATCGACCAAGAGCGCCTGAACCACTTCATCACGAAAAAGGAGAATTTTGGCTTCGCCGATGCCGCCGTGGCCGCCGCGGCCCTCAAGGACGAGGTGGACAACCGGCAGCAGGCCGGCGAATCTGGCCAGGTGGTGGTCATGAACGGCTCCGCCCCGCCGCACTCGAAACCGAATTTGGATTTGTGGTTCAAGGAGATGGTGGAGCTGCGCAAAAAGGCCGGCGAATACAAG TGTCGCGGTTGGGGCATAGAAATTGACCCGGAATTGTATAAGAAACAGAAGGATCTATGGGATCAGGTTTCAAAGCGCAGCTCACTTTCGGCACTTTCCCTAGCCTCTTCTGTTCATAG ACCCATTACAAAGGAGGAGAAGGAACAGGAGAACAATAAGAAGTCCACGCCATTGCAGAAGGCCCAGAAGCCGCGTGCTCCTGGCCAAGCCTTTCTGATTGATAATAAGGATGAGATTTCAGCACTGCCAGCACGCTTTAGCAATATACGCCATCACCTTGAACGCACCACAGGTCCGG ATGTGGAAGAGGGAGCTTTGTTGCCCTCGCCCACGCGCGAGAAGCTGATGCCGGCTATTACCAAGCGGGAATCGGAATCTCAGCGAGGAAGTCCCAAGAAGACCGCCTTGTCCAGGCACGGATCGCCCCAGAAGGGTAGTCCTCAAAAGGGCAGCCCCAAGAAGGTCCTTAAAA CCCGGTCGCAATCGGCGGGTCCGGGCGTTGCTGAGAATGAGTCACCGAAGCGGCAGATCCGGTCGGCGAGTCAGGCGCCCAGCAGCCGTAAAAAGACGCCGACAACCGGAAGCGGAAGCGAACGCAAGGCACGCCCAT CCACCCTATCCACAACATTCCAATCCCGCATTAAAAGTAGTTCCTTGCCACCGCCCAACGGTAGAGTAGCCTCAGCGCCGCcagccactgcagcagcagcagcagcagccgcagcagcatcagcagccaaATCAGCATTAAACGCTAATCAGGCTCATGCTAATCAATCACAATCATCACATGCCAAGAGCGGTAGCATCAGCGGCAGAATTTCAAAGCCATCGGCCACATCcgcccaacagcaacaacagcagcaacagcaacagcaaatgcGTAAGAAAGACAAAGATAGATCGAATAGTAGTTGCATTGGCAGTGGTAGTCATGTTGGTGCTGGTAGCGGTAGTCAAGCAAATAGTGTCAAGCATCTGCAGAataagcaaaagcaacaacaactacagcagcaacagcaacaaaagcaacaacaacaacagcaaccgcaacagcaaaagcagcagcaaaaacagcagcagcaactcgatgttgcagcagcagcagcaacagcagcagcagcagcaacatcggcatCTCCCCAAAACCCAACCCGGCCTGCCACCATCAACATCAAACGGCTCACGGTACCAGGTCAGGATAGAAAATTGGCTGAAA ACGAAGGCGAGGATGGTCGTGAGactgccatttccatttccagctGCAGTCCCCAGCCTCCGGTGCCGGAGGTGCCCGAGGAGCCCCTGGTGAAGTCGCCACCAGAACCGACCCGGGTCAAGTCCCCGGAGCAGATCATAATGCGCTCTCCCGATCCAGTCAACTGGACGGTGCCCCTGGACACTGGCAAAACCTTCACGGTGACGCAGAATGTCAAAGATG GGGAGAACTACAGCCGACCTCAGAGCGAGATTAAAGCGTCGACACCGGTGGAGAAGCCCCCACCGCCACCACAATCGGCTCCGCCACAACTAACCGAACAGGCTAAGATGGACG CCTGGAAGTCCTGCAGTCCGACCACCAGTGCCGCGATCTACGGCAAAACGCTGACGCCCCATGCCACACCCACCGGCCAGCCGGGCGGGGCGGTGCGCTGCACTGTCGCCCAGGATGAGCCGCCTCAGCAGCCGGATCCTGCgatgtcgtcctcctcgtcgacGGGCACTGCCTCCACCGCCCGGACAACTGCCGCCGAGGTCCTGGAGAAGGCTCGCGACCGATTCGATCGATTctggggcagcagcagcgccagcaagGAGGAGAGCGTCTAG